One Drosophila ananassae strain 14024-0371.13 chromosome 4 unlocalized genomic scaffold, ASM1763931v2 tig00000240, whole genome shotgun sequence genomic window carries:
- the LOC123258014 gene encoding phosphoribosylformylglycinamidine cyclo-ligase-like, producing the protein MNTYTRSGIDIELYNKLIKEVKPIAQETTREEVISEIGSFSALFDFAALSKKYDHPVLVSSTDGVGTKLLIAQEVNKHDTIGIDLVAMCVNDLLAQGATPLFFLDYFATGVLTKDVLLSVVKGIAEGCKQAKIALVGGETAEMPGMYGNNHYDLAGFVVGVVDRKQILPNCSMMKAGDYIVGLESSGIHSNGFSLVRHVFKSLGINYNDTSLWNNKSWSEILLEPTKIYVDSLLPIMSQVKGIAHITGGGLVDNIPRILPKNLFANIDINSWKWPDIFLWLTKEGKIEKKEMLKTFNCGIGMVLIVSSENMQNVKNHFQKRGEKIEIIGKLDEACNPPLDRVVFS; encoded by the coding sequence ATGAATACTTATACCAGATCAGGAATAGATATTGAACTATATAATAAGTTAATAAAAGAAGTCAAGCCTATTGCTCAAGAAACTACTAGAGAAGAAGTAATCAGCGAAATAGGTTCATTTTCTGCGTTATTTGATTTTGCTGCACTAAGTAAGAAGTATGACCATCCAGTACTCGTTTCCTCAACTGATGGAGTAGGTACGAAACTGTTGATAGCTCAAGAAGTGAATAAACATGATACTATAGGTATAGATTTAGTTGCAATGTGTGTAAATGACTTACTTGCACAAGGAGCAACGCCTTTGTTTTTCCTTGATTACTTTGCAACAGGCGTTTTGACCAAAGATGTTTTATTATCTGTGGTTAAGGGCATTGCAGAGGGGTGCAAGCAAGCTAAAATAGCATTGGTTGGTGGGGAAACTGCAGAAATGCCTGGAATGTATGGTAATAATCACTATGACCTTGCAGGGTTTGTGGTTGGTGTAGTTGATCGAAAGCAAATTCTTCCAAACTGTAGTATGATGAAAGCAGGTGATTATATAGTTGGCTTAGAGTCAAGTGGAATTCACTCAAATGGGTTTTCTTTAGTGCGCCATGTTTTCAAAAGCTTAGGTATAAATTATAACGATACATCTCTATGGAATAATAAATCTTGGAGTGAAATACTACTTgaaccaacaaaaatatatgttgATTCTTTGCTGCCTATCATGTCACAAGTAAAAGGTATTGCGCACATCACGGGTGGTGGTTTGGTAGACAATATTCCGCGAATTCTTCCAAAAAACTTATTTGCAAACATAGACATTAATTCCTGGAAATGGccagatatatttttatggctaacaaaGGAGGGTAAAATAGAGAAGAAAGAAATGCTAAAAACATTTAATTGTGGTATTGGTATGGTATTGATCGTAAGTTCTGAGAATATGCAAAACGTGAAAAATCATTTCCAAAAACGtggagaaaaaattgaaattattggAAAACTTGATGAGGCATGTAACCCTCCACTTGATAGAGTAGTATTTAGTTAA